The genomic region GTCGTAGCCGACGCGCTTGAGGTTGGCGGCTGCGGCCTGATCCATCTTCAAGAGCCGCCCCAGCGAATAGACGACGTCCTTCGAAGTCACCGGGTTGCCGGAGGCGAAATTGGCCTTGCGCAGCGTAAAAGTGATGCCCTTGTCGTCAACCTTCCAGCTTTCCGCCAGCTGCGGAAGGATCTTACCATCAGCCGTGCTGGCGACCAGCCGGTCGTAAAGATTCGACATGATCTCCACGGCTTTGCCCTCGGTCGCCTGTTGCGGATCGAGGGACAGAACCTGGGCCAACGACGTTCCGATCACCAGCTGGTCTTGCGGCGTCGCAGCCTGCAGCTGCGGGGCAGCCATGGTCAGGGCGCCGAAAACGGCGCCGACGAACAGGCCTTTAGAAAAATGCTTCATTGTCACTCCTCCATGAATTACTATAGAAGACATATTATGTCGCCCGTATGTCGTATTATGATCTATCGAAGTCAGATACGATTGACAAGGCCCGAACGGGAGACTTGAGTGCAATGGGATTGGGGAACAGAAAATGACGACACTCAGCCGTGGCCGGCAAAGACTGGCGCAGCAGGTCATCGATCAGCTGCGGGCGCAGATCGAGGCTGGCATGCTACGGGTCGGCGACCAGCTGCCGACCGAGCCGCAGCTTGAAGCGACCTTCGGCGTCAGCCGCACCGTGGTGCGCGAGGCGATCGCCGATCTCAGGTCGGCCGGCTTCGTCAAGCCGATCCAGGGCAAAGGAGTGTTTGTCGCGAATCCGAAATCTCAATCGGTGCTGCCATTGACGCCGGTGGAAATCAAAAGCATCCCCGAAACCCTTGAGTTGCTGGAGTTTCGCATGGCGGCCGAGGGCGAAGCGGCGGCGATTGCCGCCTATCGCCGCACCGCCGAGCAGGAGGCGGCGATCCGCGAGGCCAACC from Rhizobium sp. BT03 harbors:
- a CDS encoding FadR/GntR family transcriptional regulator; translation: MTTLSRGRQRLAQQVIDQLRAQIEAGMLRVGDQLPTEPQLEATFGVSRTVVREAIADLRSAGFVKPIQGKGVFVANPKSQSVLPLTPVEIKSIPETLELLEFRMAAEGEAAAIAAYRRTAEQEAAIREANRRMANLIETGQQTVEADYAFHMAIAAATNNRFYVDVLRQFGPKAIPRGQFPTLPEANDRDYLQKVYAEHVEILSAIADQDPDRARQAMRAHMMASQRRYRMLSEQQ